From the genome of Bacillus oleivorans, one region includes:
- a CDS encoding sigma-70 family RNA polymerase sigma factor, whose amino-acid sequence MGNKELHAIYPNNEIDIDNQDTGNVIEQLMDLYAEKVYLLAYSFVKDRGLAEDISQEVFLKAYKYLDSFRGEAALKSWIYRITVNTSKDFLRKKSLKQLLFESSFLENFKKAESTESFFLKADRNEQLLQSIMTLPMKYREVIVLHYFYDVKINELAKILELNTNTVKTRLSRGRDILKRKIQAKEGEEF is encoded by the coding sequence GTGGGAAACAAAGAATTGCATGCAATTTACCCAAATAACGAAATCGATATCGATAATCAAGATACAGGAAATGTAATTGAGCAGCTAATGGACCTCTACGCCGAGAAGGTGTACCTGCTTGCTTATTCTTTTGTGAAGGATAGAGGTTTAGCAGAGGACATTTCACAAGAGGTTTTCCTAAAGGCCTATAAATATCTAGATAGTTTTAGAGGAGAGGCGGCTTTGAAATCTTGGATATATCGCATCACTGTTAATACTTCCAAAGATTTTTTAAGGAAAAAGAGCTTGAAGCAACTGCTATTTGAGAGTAGTTTCCTTGAAAATTTCAAGAAAGCTGAAAGCACGGAATCCTTTTTTCTTAAAGCTGACCGCAATGAACAGCTCCTGCAATCCATTATGACTTTGCCGATGAAATATCGGGAAGTCATTGTGCTCCATTATTTTTATGATGTAAAAATTAATGAACTTGCCAAGATACTTGAGTTAAATACAAATACCGTAAAAACAAGGCTTTCTAGAGGGCGAGATATTCTAAAACGGAAAATTCAAGCAAAGGAAGGAGAAGAATTTTAG
- a CDS encoding YkgJ family cysteine cluster protein produces MDTLPCLGCKGLCCGPVPVTENELKKIKKKIKTMPVKIRSELENQKRYYGTCIFYDTNNDRCGIHSVRPEICRMFGYYKELVCFRKPELATKNMNTNDPKKHVGMLTIDFTWSYFK; encoded by the coding sequence ATGGATACATTACCTTGCTTAGGATGTAAGGGTTTGTGCTGCGGTCCAGTTCCTGTCACTGAAAACGAGCTAAAGAAAATAAAAAAGAAGATAAAAACAATGCCAGTAAAAATTCGTTCAGAGCTTGAGAATCAAAAAAGATATTATGGGACCTGCATTTTCTATGATACAAATAATGATAGATGCGGAATACATTCCGTTAGACCTGAAATCTGTAGAATGTTTGGCTATTACAAAGAATTAGTTTGTTTTCGAAAACCTGAATTAGCGACTAAAAACATGAACACAAATGATCCTAAAAAACATGTTGGGATGTTAACGATTGATTTTACATGGAGCTATTTTAAGTAA
- a CDS encoding potassium channel family protein, producing the protein MRKKSFAVFGLGRFGGTIVREFYDMGIEVIAIDKDQTKVNEYSKYATYAVCVEVIDETTINELGIRNVDHAFVSFGDNMQSSILTSMILKEIGIPQVWAKAQNDYHSKVLEKIGVDRVIHPERDVARRICHHIVSEKMIDFIELSKEHSMVEIVATNKIEGRTLGELNVRANYGCTIVGIQRDGSFIVSPSAEEVIQRDDVLIVIGHNNDIARFEEKGV; encoded by the coding sequence ATGAGAAAAAAATCATTTGCTGTTTTCGGTCTTGGACGTTTTGGAGGCACTATTGTTAGAGAATTTTATGACATGGGGATTGAAGTAATAGCGATAGACAAAGATCAAACAAAAGTTAATGAATATTCTAAGTATGCAACCTATGCCGTTTGTGTAGAGGTCATTGATGAAACAACGATAAATGAGCTCGGTATTCGTAATGTAGATCATGCCTTTGTATCATTTGGAGATAATATGCAGTCCAGTATTTTGACCTCCATGATATTGAAAGAAATTGGTATCCCTCAAGTTTGGGCAAAGGCTCAAAACGATTACCATTCAAAAGTTCTTGAAAAAATCGGAGTAGACCGGGTCATCCATCCAGAACGTGATGTTGCCAGAAGAATTTGCCATCATATCGTTTCTGAGAAAATGATCGACTTTATCGAGTTATCGAAAGAACACAGCATGGTCGAGATTGTTGCAACAAATAAAATCGAGGGCCGTACCTTAGGAGAGCTTAATGTACGTGCTAATTATGGTTGTACGATTGTGGGCATACAGCGCGATGGTTCATTTATTGTCTCTCCTTCTGCTGAGGAAGTGATTCAAAGAGACGATGTCTTAATTGTCATAGGACATAATAATGATATCGCTCGTTTTGAAGAAAAAGGTGTCTAA
- a CDS encoding peptide ABC transporter substrate-binding protein, with amino-acid sequence MNKKPLLIISFLCIVIGLLAACNFTGSEKTTQQPTENGDASASTDEGSKAQGQVLRVIEEDEIASLDIVKAHDTVSGVVISNTMEGLYGIDKNHQPVLAGASKHEVSEDGLVHTFTIRDNVWSNGDPVTAYDYEYSWKRTFEEVGYYTYSFANAKILNAQAIMDGEKSPDELGIEAKDDKTLVVTLEGPSPLLNYSLAFTAFFPVNQAFVEEVGDAYGTEYDMALYNGPFMLTDWQHDQGWKYKKNPNYREADMVKLEEINVSVVKDESTAVNLYEAGKVDLIEVSSAFIDRYKSDPNYSASVTAGLKFLRFNHNNKFLANEHIRRALDMAWEKESLTDVILKNGSIPTYFLVPDIAKAPSGETFRSLNGDFTGTVEEAQKYFKQGLEELGVDSIELNVLAADDTVNRDTAEYLKAEWEKNLDGLTINIEIQPFQSRLELEKAIDYDISLSSYIPSSADPLNYLDMWVTGKSFNRMDYSNPEYDELVNRAWNELDDEKRYDLMLEAERMLFDDAAIGPMYQDATAIIRKPYVKDVVHHPTLPQYDYKWVYIE; translated from the coding sequence TTGAATAAGAAACCGCTATTAATCATTTCATTTTTATGTATCGTTATTGGATTATTAGCAGCATGTAATTTCACAGGGTCTGAGAAAACGACACAGCAGCCGACTGAAAATGGTGATGCCTCTGCTAGTACTGATGAAGGCAGTAAAGCTCAAGGACAAGTTTTGCGGGTAATCGAAGAAGACGAAATTGCTTCATTAGATATTGTAAAGGCCCATGACACAGTTTCTGGTGTTGTTATTTCCAATACTATGGAAGGCCTATACGGAATTGACAAGAATCATCAACCTGTATTAGCTGGTGCCTCTAAACATGAAGTTAGTGAAGATGGATTAGTTCATACTTTCACAATTAGAGATAATGTATGGAGTAATGGAGATCCCGTTACAGCCTATGATTATGAATATTCCTGGAAAAGAACGTTTGAAGAAGTTGGTTACTACACCTACTCATTCGCAAATGCGAAAATTTTGAATGCACAAGCTATTATGGATGGCGAAAAGTCACCTGATGAATTGGGAATTGAGGCTAAAGACGATAAAACACTTGTGGTCACTCTTGAGGGGCCAAGCCCGTTATTAAATTATTCCTTAGCTTTTACGGCTTTCTTCCCAGTTAACCAAGCTTTTGTAGAAGAGGTTGGAGATGCATATGGAACTGAATATGATATGGCTTTATATAACGGACCGTTTATGTTAACGGATTGGCAGCATGATCAAGGTTGGAAATATAAGAAGAATCCTAATTACAGAGAAGCAGACATGGTTAAACTCGAAGAAATTAACGTTTCAGTAGTCAAAGATGAGTCTACAGCGGTTAACCTTTATGAAGCTGGCAAAGTTGACCTTATTGAAGTATCATCAGCATTTATTGACAGATATAAATCTGATCCAAATTATTCAGCCTCTGTAACAGCTGGACTTAAATTCTTAAGATTCAATCATAATAACAAGTTTTTAGCTAATGAGCATATCCGACGAGCACTTGATATGGCATGGGAAAAGGAATCATTAACGGATGTCATTTTGAAAAATGGTTCTATACCTACATATTTCTTAGTACCGGATATTGCTAAAGCCCCGTCAGGCGAAACATTCCGTTCATTGAATGGAGATTTTACGGGTACGGTCGAAGAGGCACAAAAATACTTTAAACAAGGACTAGAGGAGCTGGGAGTAGATTCAATCGAGCTTAATGTTCTAGCTGCTGATGACACAGTTAATCGAGATACAGCTGAATATTTAAAAGCAGAGTGGGAGAAAAATCTGGATGGTCTAACCATAAATATTGAAATTCAGCCGTTCCAAAGCCGGCTAGAACTTGAAAAGGCGATCGATTACGACATTTCTCTTTCAAGTTATATTCCATCCAGTGCTGATCCGCTCAATTATTTAGATATGTGGGTTACTGGAAAAAGCTTTAACAGAATGGATTATTCCAATCCAGAATATGATGAGTTAGTTAACAGAGCCTGGAATGAATTGGACGACGAAAAACGATATGACTTAATGCTTGAAGCTGAAAGAATGTTGTTTGATGATGCTGCCATTGGACCCATGTACCAGGATGCGACTGCAATCATCAGAAAGCCTTATGTTAAAGATGTCGTACATCATCCAACACTACCGCAGTATGACTATAAATGGGTATATATCGAGTAA
- a CDS encoding DUF4030 domain-containing protein, with translation MEKELKKVYEHYQKNYFNDQVAVRIKDKVQHKINSEDMSQIEKMHHPRFTKKISYVIASCLVLFGLFIGSAFVSPTMAEVASKIPFLNKIFEQKPIYEVLREKLEDKGYEIVGTGYSVREKTYHVTVKGSEEYYNQVKEEIKIITEDVISSRRYDDFKVEVEQERTIDPNVDPANDPKYREMELALDVLKEVVPKLQQQGYKIHNYGGGYTGPDAKAIRLELDIEDTEKHTEEIEKAILEGIKKQDIKKDVSIKFHPFNVQERDIESKWTSDVLPVIWEGLLSKKEYKTKGVGYSYKKGTINIFITTTINKSDSEAPELANKIEIVIREFLQSDDLKDIVGSTPYKIVVRDKDSKDIN, from the coding sequence GTGGAAAAAGAGCTGAAAAAGGTATATGAACATTACCAGAAAAATTATTTCAATGATCAAGTAGCTGTGCGGATTAAAGATAAAGTTCAACATAAAATTAATAGTGAAGATATGAGCCAGATTGAGAAGATGCACCACCCTAGATTTACAAAGAAAATATCCTATGTGATTGCTTCTTGCTTAGTGTTATTCGGGCTCTTCATCGGATCTGCATTTGTTTCACCGACAATGGCAGAAGTAGCCTCCAAAATCCCATTTTTAAATAAAATTTTCGAACAAAAGCCGATTTATGAAGTTTTACGGGAGAAACTCGAGGATAAAGGCTATGAAATCGTCGGGACAGGTTATAGTGTTCGAGAGAAGACATATCATGTAACAGTAAAAGGATCAGAGGAATATTACAACCAAGTAAAAGAAGAAATTAAAATAATCACAGAAGATGTCATTTCTTCTAGAAGATATGATGACTTTAAGGTTGAAGTAGAGCAAGAAAGGACCATTGATCCTAATGTTGATCCAGCAAATGATCCTAAATATCGAGAAATGGAGCTTGCCCTTGATGTATTGAAAGAGGTTGTGCCAAAATTACAGCAGCAAGGCTATAAAATTCACAATTACGGTGGCGGCTATACTGGTCCGGATGCTAAAGCTATTAGGTTAGAATTGGACATCGAAGATACAGAAAAACATACGGAGGAAATCGAGAAAGCAATCCTTGAAGGGATTAAAAAGCAAGATATTAAAAAAGATGTTTCAATCAAATTCCATCCATTTAATGTTCAAGAAAGGGATATTGAGAGTAAATGGACCAGTGATGTACTGCCTGTGATTTGGGAAGGTCTGTTGAGTAAAAAAGAGTACAAAACAAAAGGCGTCGGGTACTCCTATAAGAAGGGTACTATTAACATTTTTATAACAACAACAATCAATAAGTCAGACAGTGAAGCACCTGAACTAGCAAACAAAATCGAAATCGTCATTCGCGAATTTCTGCAATCTGATGACTTAAAAGATATCGTTGGCAGTACTCCATATAAAATTGTCGTTCGAGATAAAGATAGTAAGGATATAAACTAA
- a CDS encoding WapI family immunity protein, giving the protein MKFHLIGEDTKIEIEVLGRSHPNTTDYWDGNWLFSKINLNIPGYLAGFPMDLRTDELQDFTNELKKLEKEMVGKAILKNLDGYYHFEGEIDQLGKIKWSAETCYPAGHGAILNFEFKSDQSYLQGLIKELEQILTEFPVIGIP; this is encoded by the coding sequence ATGAAATTCCATTTAATTGGTGAGGACACTAAAATTGAGATTGAGGTATTAGGAAGAAGTCATCCAAACACAACTGACTATTGGGATGGAAATTGGTTATTTTCTAAAATTAATTTAAACATACCAGGTTATTTGGCTGGATTTCCGATGGATTTAAGGACGGATGAACTACAGGATTTCACAAATGAACTGAAAAAATTAGAGAAAGAAATGGTGGGAAAGGCAATCCTAAAAAACCTAGATGGTTATTATCATTTTGAAGGTGAAATCGACCAGCTAGGTAAAATTAAATGGAGTGCTGAAACCTGCTATCCTGCTGGACATGGTGCTATACTGAACTTCGAATTTAAATCAGACCAATCATATTTACAAGGATTAATTAAGGAATTAGAACAAATTCTAACTGAATTTCCAGTTATCGGAATTCCTTAG
- a CDS encoding glycine betaine ABC transporter substrate-binding protein gives MNFISNTADVFLNRWPTIWNLILEHMYLSLISIAIAILISVPLGIYLTRHRKIADTIIGIAGVFQTIPSLALLVFLVPFIGTGQVPAIIALTVYGLLPILRNTYLGITGVERSAINAGIGMGMTNRQVLWMVELPLSLSVIMGGIRTATVLIIGVATIAGLIGAGGLGDLIFRGLQTYNTGLILAGAIPSALLAIVFDYLLKLLEADVTPQGLKQGQKTSKNVSRWRKWVVLALILILPLSTLASQLGETAGGKDTITITGKNFTEQEIMVYIMGHLIEEHTELNVEYESFLGGTAPAFEGVNTGNYDLYMEYTGTALLSILKEEMVSDPDKVYDIVKERFKEEYDLVWLEPFGFNNTYTLTIRKEDAESWGVQTISDLGEKAAELTLGSEPEFLERPDGYPGLVDTYGFEFGGTQAMDSGIMYSAIKNGEVDVIDAYSTDGRIPAFNLQILEDDKGFFPPYYATPVIRADTLEKYPEIEEVLGMLAGKINNEKMQELNAKVDLDKEQYEKVALDFLREEGLID, from the coding sequence TTGAATTTTATTAGTAATACCGCTGATGTTTTTCTAAACCGGTGGCCGACTATATGGAATTTGATATTGGAGCATATGTATCTTTCTCTCATTTCAATTGCTATTGCTATTTTAATTTCTGTTCCTCTTGGCATTTATTTAACTAGGCACCGGAAGATTGCTGATACAATTATTGGAATAGCAGGGGTTTTTCAAACGATTCCAAGCTTGGCGCTGTTAGTGTTTCTAGTGCCATTCATCGGTACAGGACAGGTTCCTGCCATTATTGCTTTAACGGTCTATGGATTATTGCCCATTTTACGTAATACCTATTTAGGGATCACAGGTGTTGAACGGTCGGCGATTAATGCTGGAATTGGGATGGGGATGACCAATCGCCAGGTCTTGTGGATGGTCGAGCTGCCTTTATCTCTAAGTGTGATTATGGGTGGAATTCGTACGGCTACCGTTTTAATCATTGGGGTTGCTACCATTGCGGGCCTCATCGGGGCTGGAGGCTTAGGGGACTTAATCTTCCGCGGACTGCAAACTTACAATACTGGCCTCATTCTAGCCGGTGCAATTCCATCGGCTTTATTAGCCATTGTTTTTGATTACCTATTGAAGCTGTTAGAGGCCGACGTGACTCCTCAAGGACTCAAGCAAGGACAAAAAACGAGTAAAAATGTAAGCCGCTGGAGAAAATGGGTTGTCTTAGCTTTAATTTTAATTCTGCCCCTTTCAACGTTAGCATCACAGCTGGGTGAAACCGCAGGCGGCAAAGATACGATTACCATTACCGGCAAAAATTTCACTGAGCAGGAAATTATGGTTTATATCATGGGGCATCTGATTGAAGAACATACAGAACTGAATGTGGAATACGAATCATTCCTTGGCGGTACAGCACCTGCATTCGAAGGGGTTAACACGGGAAATTATGATTTGTATATGGAATACACTGGGACGGCGCTGCTGAGTATTTTAAAAGAAGAAATGGTCAGCGATCCGGATAAAGTCTATGACATTGTAAAAGAAAGGTTTAAAGAGGAATATGATTTAGTTTGGTTAGAACCATTTGGGTTTAACAATACGTATACTTTAACAATCCGGAAAGAGGATGCTGAAAGCTGGGGTGTTCAAACCATTTCGGACTTAGGAGAGAAAGCAGCAGAGCTGACACTTGGGTCAGAACCAGAATTTTTGGAGCGCCCGGATGGATACCCAGGTCTTGTAGATACTTACGGGTTTGAATTTGGCGGAACTCAGGCGATGGATTCTGGAATCATGTATAGTGCCATTAAAAATGGTGAGGTCGATGTCATTGACGCCTATTCAACAGACGGACGCATCCCTGCCTTTAATCTGCAAATCCTTGAGGATGATAAAGGATTTTTCCCTCCTTACTACGCTACACCAGTAATCAGAGCCGATACACTAGAAAAGTATCCTGAAATTGAAGAAGTATTGGGAATGCTCGCCGGTAAAATCAATAATGAAAAAATGCAAGAGCTAAACGCAAAAGTAGATTTGGATAAAGAGCAATATGAAAAAGTTGCGCTTGACTTTTTAAGAGAAGAAGGGTTAATTGACTGA
- a CDS encoding GNAT family N-acetyltransferase, with the protein MNIRLADEQDINQLIKMRWDFTIEYDESKKIEQTSFTDFEKECHSFLESALNSGQWFIWVAEDNGKIVSHIYIELIQKVPRPGRITYPFAYITNVYTIKEYRNKSIGSKLLTTINEWTKKNRYEFIIVWPSDDSIDFYKKNGYVHCTEPMEYFPS; encoded by the coding sequence ATGAATATAAGACTTGCTGATGAACAAGATATTAACCAACTGATAAAAATGAGGTGGGATTTTACAATTGAATATGATGAAAGTAAAAAAATTGAACAGACATCGTTCACTGATTTTGAAAAAGAATGCCACTCTTTTTTAGAGAGTGCACTTAATAGTGGTCAATGGTTTATTTGGGTTGCAGAGGATAATGGAAAAATTGTCTCGCATATATACATAGAATTAATACAAAAAGTGCCACGACCTGGCAGAATAACATATCCATTTGCTTATATAACGAACGTATATACGATTAAAGAATATAGAAATAAGAGCATTGGGAGTAAGTTACTTACCACAATAAATGAGTGGACTAAAAAAAATAGATATGAATTTATTATTGTATGGCCAAGTGATGATAGCATTGATTTTTATAAGAAAAATGGTTACGTTCATTGTACAGAACCGATGGAATATTTTCCTTCTTAG
- a CDS encoding bifunctional helix-turn-helix transcriptional regulator/GNAT family N-acetyltransferase, with protein MEPNYYVEKIRKFNRYYSNLLGKIDQEIYNQPFSLTEARVITEINFRNGCTASEVRENLGIDRGYMSRIVQKFEKVKIIFKVQLKNDKRQYLLFLTNYGKEILNDLVEHANCEVARMIQGMSHSELTKLIASMETIESIFIKEHSSPSEFIIRPFRPGDVGFVAHLHGKLYEKTYNFGRIFEYYVMKGLTEFMINTDGGELWIAEADGKMVGSIAITRSNDKVAQLRWFVLDENYHGRGIGKKLIETAIHFCKEQGYKHIFLWTVSILDTARYLYQKYNFRLTEEKPNDEWTGSRLVEERWDLDLSDEKQTL; from the coding sequence ATGGAACCCAATTATTATGTGGAAAAAATCCGGAAATTCAACCGCTATTATTCAAATCTTTTAGGCAAAATCGATCAAGAAATCTATAATCAGCCTTTCTCTCTAACAGAAGCAAGAGTGATAACTGAAATAAATTTTAGAAATGGCTGTACCGCGTCTGAAGTTAGAGAAAATCTTGGAATTGACCGTGGTTATATGAGCCGAATCGTTCAAAAGTTTGAGAAGGTAAAAATCATTTTTAAAGTGCAATTAAAAAATGATAAACGTCAATATTTACTCTTTCTTACTAACTATGGTAAAGAAATTTTAAATGACCTGGTTGAACATGCAAATTGTGAAGTAGCTAGAATGATTCAAGGCATGTCTCATTCTGAATTGACAAAGTTAATAGCTTCAATGGAAACCATAGAATCCATATTCATAAAAGAGCATTCCTCTCCGTCAGAATTCATTATTCGACCGTTTCGACCAGGGGATGTTGGTTTCGTCGCACACCTGCACGGAAAGTTGTACGAAAAAACATATAATTTTGGCAGGATTTTTGAATATTACGTGATGAAAGGCTTAACAGAATTTATGATCAATACGGATGGAGGAGAATTATGGATTGCTGAAGCAGATGGAAAAATGGTTGGTTCGATTGCGATAACTAGATCCAATGATAAAGTAGCCCAATTAAGATGGTTCGTTTTAGATGAAAATTATCATGGTAGGGGGATAGGTAAGAAACTTATAGAGACTGCGATTCATTTCTGTAAAGAGCAGGGGTATAAACATATTTTTCTATGGACTGTCAGTATTTTAGACACTGCTCGCTATCTTTATCAAAAATATAATTTTAGATTAACAGAAGAAAAGCCTAACGATGAATGGACGGGCTCGAGATTAGTAGAAGAACGGTGGGACTTAGATCTATCCGATGAAAAGCAAACTCTATAA
- a CDS encoding LysR family transcriptional regulator: MNMEQIEAFIYVSLTGSFSRAGEILHISQPSVSARIKTLENEMGYPFFIRNGKMVHLTKEGETFLPYAKIVLENMRDAVQAIQQTNSNTKGEIKIATVFTVSNYVLPFLLKEFNDSYPNVKLVINTVRPDHVLDMVLNHEVPLGICSSVNHLPIETTLLFEDELVLAIYPEHPFSSMNTIRINDLANQPFILFNRGSSDWEMINKALKTVGVKPNVVLEGDNIELIKHMVRKKMGIGFLPRFSIEEELQSGDLFEVPIRSFPRLSLPFQVLYLKETKIDGTLKIFYNFLLNKLNREGSRKVI; encoded by the coding sequence ATGAATATGGAACAAATTGAAGCTTTTATTTATGTATCATTAACCGGTAGTTTTAGCAGAGCTGGGGAAATTCTTCATATCTCACAGCCATCTGTAAGTGCACGAATAAAAACACTTGAAAATGAAATGGGATACCCGTTTTTTATTCGCAATGGTAAAATGGTCCATTTAACCAAAGAAGGAGAAACATTTCTTCCCTATGCTAAAATAGTTTTGGAAAACATGCGGGATGCTGTTCAAGCTATTCAGCAGACAAACAGCAATACAAAAGGGGAAATAAAAATTGCTACTGTATTCACAGTTTCAAATTATGTATTGCCTTTTCTCTTAAAAGAATTTAATGATTCATATCCAAATGTAAAGCTAGTAATCAATACGGTCCGTCCGGATCATGTACTTGATATGGTACTCAATCATGAAGTGCCATTAGGTATCTGCTCCTCTGTCAATCATCTGCCCATTGAAACCACCCTTCTATTTGAAGACGAATTAGTGCTTGCCATCTATCCAGAACACCCTTTTTCCTCAATGAATACTATTAGAATCAATGATCTTGCGAATCAACCATTTATTCTTTTTAATCGAGGTTCATCAGATTGGGAAATGATTAATAAGGCTTTGAAAACTGTAGGGGTAAAACCAAACGTGGTTTTAGAAGGAGATAATATTGAACTGATAAAACACATGGTTAGGAAAAAAATGGGGATAGGTTTTTTGCCTCGTTTTTCAATCGAGGAAGAATTACAATCAGGAGATCTGTTTGAAGTACCAATACGCAGTTTCCCCAGACTTAGTCTTCCTTTTCAAGTACTCTATTTAAAAGAAACTAAAATAGATGGGACTTTGAAGATCTTTTACAATTTCCTTTTAAATAAGCTGAACCGAGAGGGGTCGAGAAAAGTTATTTAA
- a CDS encoding ABC transporter ATP-binding protein — MIEFKEVNKVFPDGFHALQDITFHVEEGELLVLIGPSGSGKTTTMRMINRLIEPTSGVIKIEGKDISKEDPVKLRRTIGYVIQQIGLLPHMTIKENVSLVPRLMKWKKEAYAGKVDELMNMVGLDPKVFGDRYPSELSGGQQQRIGVIRALAAEPKIILMDEPFSALDPISREQLQDELVRLQQEIRKTIVFVTHDMDEALKIADRICIMKDGKVVQLDTPENMIRRPANEFVRSFIGEDRLQENITLPKLSKLMVPAVTASESRRLAESMKFMRSKRVNSLVVVDKQNIFQGIVSVWDVQKHYKEEELMLKDIMDSSVVTLQQDDPAEKAFQLVNESNYGFVPVIDAQRKLIGIVTRSSLVEYMVDEMVE; from the coding sequence TTGATTGAGTTTAAAGAAGTAAATAAAGTATTCCCGGATGGGTTTCATGCACTTCAGGATATTACATTTCATGTCGAAGAAGGAGAATTGCTCGTTCTGATTGGGCCCAGCGGATCTGGAAAAACGACGACTATGAGGATGATTAATCGCCTTATAGAGCCAACGAGCGGCGTGATTAAGATTGAAGGGAAAGATATATCAAAGGAAGATCCTGTAAAGCTTCGCCGGACAATCGGCTATGTCATCCAGCAAATCGGATTGCTGCCGCATATGACCATAAAAGAAAATGTATCGCTTGTCCCCAGGCTGATGAAATGGAAGAAAGAAGCTTACGCAGGTAAAGTCGATGAATTGATGAATATGGTCGGCCTGGATCCAAAGGTTTTTGGAGATCGTTACCCTTCAGAGCTGAGCGGCGGGCAGCAGCAAAGGATTGGAGTAATTCGTGCGTTGGCCGCTGAACCGAAAATTATTTTAATGGACGAACCGTTTAGTGCTCTGGATCCTATTAGCCGGGAACAGCTGCAGGATGAATTGGTCCGGCTGCAGCAGGAAATCCGTAAAACCATTGTATTCGTTACCCATGATATGGATGAGGCGCTAAAGATTGCTGACCGAATTTGCATTATGAAAGACGGAAAGGTTGTACAGCTGGATACACCCGAAAATATGATTCGCCGTCCTGCAAATGAGTTTGTACGGAGCTTTATTGGGGAAGATCGTCTTCAAGAAAATATTACGTTGCCAAAGCTGAGCAAATTGATGGTTCCTGCTGTTACAGCCAGTGAAAGCCGCAGGCTGGCTGAATCTATGAAATTTATGAGAAGCAAGCGTGTAAACAGTCTTGTAGTAGTGGATAAACAAAACATATTCCAGGGCATTGTCTCTGTTTGGGATGTCCAAAAACATTATAAAGAAGAAGAACTGATGTTAAAGGACATTATGGACTCAAGCGTCGTGACACTGCAACAAGATGATCCTGCAGAAAAAGCTTTTCAGCTAGTTAACGAATCCAATTATGGTTTTGTCCCCGTCATCGACGCTCAAAGAAAGCTTATTGGAATTGTTACTCGCTCAAGTCTGGTAGAGTATATGGTCGACGAAATGGTCGAGTAA